A DNA window from Arachis hypogaea cultivar Tifrunner chromosome 18, arahy.Tifrunner.gnm2.J5K5, whole genome shotgun sequence contains the following coding sequences:
- the LOC112771035 gene encoding putative leucine-rich repeat receptor-like protein kinase At2g19210 isoform X1 gives MWRTSLKVALLNFLVHAVVLQARDQSGFISIDCGGSNSTDDELDIQYISDDDFISSGEPESVNSDLRSYFVQEQLQNLRSFPKGKRNCYKINNITIGFLYLIRLQFAYGNYDGLSKFPEFDVFLGVNKWDTVSVGADDNVNVNTVIRMKEIIHRASREYISICLVKKRGTPFISTIDLRPLKNDTYFTPSGGSLVTCSRQDLGHLSSTSSSSISYHRFKDDPYDRIWTRSSKQYAEWAMLSDSNTVTADSFSQNDYQVPADVMRTAITPANASDPLVVQSNIPTAQSDEYHIYMHFLDLEFAAGLINNPIREFNILVDNMPLSEYLVLPSLSAKTINTTVNNEINITISFQMTSRSTLPPIINAIEAYRFIPFNQLDTFQADVDAITRIQSVYGLTTRDDQWQGDPCGPAGYMSEWDGLNCTRQLDESPRISALNLSSSGLTGTIDLSLSQLTMLEMLDLSNNDLNGQIPNFLSQLHNLKILNLAGNNLSGSVPSILLEKSNEGSLLLNVDQNPYLLCESGGCKEKKKKPLLVAAAIGILVTLLVIVAAAAIVWTLKKRKTKKVEKTPREIKQDDDVSLNFKNKIYSYSDILKITNNFRKILGKGGFGTVYMGHVDDAPVAVKMLSQSSVQGYQQFQAEVKILMRVHHRNLTSLVGYCNEGSNKALIYEYMANGNLREHLLGTKFLSWKDRLCIAVDAAQGLEYLHNGCKPPIIHRDVKASNILLTENLHAKLSDFGLSKSIPTDGRSHVSTVVAGTAGYLDPNYYQSSRLTEKSDVYSFGVVLLELITSQAAIRMAEDDDDDNDGKTHHLSHWVSSKVERGDIHGIVDSRLGEDFDCSSAWKIVETALTCVSQNSNERPIMSEVLIELKNALAMELSRTNYGGGVNNNNGDSSVELVFVNANESTPLAR, from the exons ATGTGGAGGACTAGTTTGAAGGTTGCTTTGCTAAATTTTCTAGTTCATGCAGTTGTGCTTCAAGCTCGGGATCAATCAg GGTTCATCAGCATAGATTGCGGAGGATCCAACTCTACTGATGATGAGCTAGACATACAATATATTTCAGATGACGATTTCATAAGCAGTGGTGAGcctgaatctgtgaattctgacTTGAGAAGTTACTTTGTACAAGAACAACTGCAGAATCTGAGGAGCTTCCCGAAAGGAAAAAGAAACTGCTACAAGATAAACAACATCACAATAGGCTTCCTATATCTGATCCGCCTTCAGTTCGCGTACGGAAACTACGACGGGCTTAGCAAATTTCCAGAGTTTGATGTGTTTCTTGGAGTTAACAAGTGGGATACAGTGAGCGTTGGAGCAGACGACAACGTTAACGTCAACACGGTCATTCGTATGAAGGAGATTATACATAGAGCTTCACGGGAATACATAAGTATCTGTTTGGTGAAAAAACGTGGCACGCCATTCATATCAACCATAGATTTGAGGCCTTTGAAAAATGATACCTATTTTACTCCATCTGGTGGATCACTGGTTACTTGCTCCCGTCAGGATTTAGGGCATCTATCATCCACCAGCTCATCATCTATCAG CTATCACAGGTTTAAGGACGATCCTTATGATCGTATCTGGACAAGGAGCTCAAAGCAATATGCAGAATGGGCAATGTTGTCTGATTCAAATACTGTAACTGCTGATTCCTTTAGCCAGAATGATTACCAGGTACCAGCAGATGTCATGAGGACCGCGATTACACCGGCAAATGCAAGTGATCCATTGGTTGTTCAATCAAACATCCCGACGGCACAAAGTGATGAATACCATATATACATGCACTTCTTGGACTTGGAGTTTGCGGCTGGGTTGATCAACAACCCAATAAGGGAATTTAACATCCTTGTGGACAATATGCCATTATCTGAATATCTCGTGCTTCCCAGCCTCTCTGCAAAAACAATCAATACCACCGTCAACAATGAAATTAATATTACTATTTCATTTCAAATGACGTCTCGTTCAACCCTGCCTCCCATCATCAACGCCATTGAAGCCTATAGATTTATTCCATTCAACCAATTAGATACGTTCCAAGCAGATG TTGATGCAATCACAAGGATCCAGTCAGTATATGGTTTGACGACAAGAGATGATCAGTGGCAAGGGGATCCATGCGGCCCCGCAGGCTACATGAGTGAGTGGGACGGTCTCAATTGTACTCGTCAACTAGATGAATCCCCTAGAATTTCTGCCTT GAATTTATCTTCGAGTGGATTGACGGGAACTATAGATCTTTCCCTTTCACAACTTACTATGTTGGAAATGTT GGATTTATCAAATAACGACTTGAATGGCCAAATTCCGAATTTTCTGTCTCAATTACATAACTTAAAGATATT GAACTTAGCGGGCAATAACCTTAGTGGTTCAGTACCATCAATACTACTTGAGAAATCTAACGAAGGTTCCTTGTTACTCAA TGTTGATCAAAATCCATATCTACTATGTGAATCTGGAGGAtgcaaagaaaagaagaaaaagccattATTAGTAGCAGCAGCTATTGGGATTTTAGTCACTCTACTAGTGATTGTAGCGGCCGCAGCTATAGTCTGGActctaaaaaagagaaaaaccaaAAAAG TAGAAAAAACTCCAAGGGAGATCAAGCAAGACGATGATGTTTCACTGAATttcaagaataaaatatattcatACTCTGATATCCTTAAAATCACCAACAACTTCAGAAAAATCCTTGGAAAAGGTGGGTTTGGAACAGTTTATATGGGACATGTTGATGACGCTCCAGTTGCAGTGAAGATGCTTTCTCAATCCTCAGTTCAAGGTTATCAGCAATTCCAAGCAGAG GTTAAGATTCTAATGAGAGTTCATCATAGAAATTTGACCTCCCTAGTTGGATATTGTAATGAAGGAAGCAATAAGGCTCTAATATACGAGTATATGGCTAATGGAAATCTACGTGAACATCTCTTAGGCACCAAATTCCTGAGCTGGAAAGACAGGCTCTGTATAGCGGTAGATGCAGCCCAAG GGTTGGAATATTTACACAATGGTTGCAAGCCACCTATAATCCACAGAGATGTAAAAGCTTCAAACATTTTGTTGACTGAAAACTTGCACGCAAAATTATCTGATTTTGGTTTGTCAAAAAGTATCCCAACGGATGGGAGGAGTCATGTTTCAACTGTTGTTGCTGGCACCGCTGGCTACTTGGATCCCAA TTACTACCAATCAAGCAGATTAACAGAGAAGAGTGATGTTTATAGTTTTGGAGTTGTTCTTTTGGAGTTAATCACAAGTCAAGCAGCAATAAGAATGgcagaagatgatgatgatgataatgatgggaaaactcatcacttaagtcattgGGTTAGTTCGAAGGTGGAGAGAGGGGATATCCATGGCATTGTTGACTCGAGGTTAGGAGAAGACTTTGACTGTAGCTCTGCCTGGAAAATTGTGGAAACAGCATTGACTTGTGTGTCTCAAAACTCTAATGAAAGGCCAATCATGAGTGAGGTGTTGATTGAACTCAAGAACGCTTTGGCCATGGAATTAAGTCGAACAAACTATGGTGGTGGtgtcaacaataataatggagaTTCATCGGTTGAACTGGTCTTTGTGAATGCAAATGAATCCACTCCTCTGGCCAGGTAA
- the LOC112771035 gene encoding putative leucine-rich repeat receptor-like protein kinase At2g19210 isoform X2, whose protein sequence is MWRTSLKVALLNFLVHAVVLQARDQSGFISIDCGGSNSTDDELDIQYISDDDFISSGEPESVNSDLRSYFVQEQLQNLRSFPKGKRNCYKINNITIGFLYLIRLQFAYGNYDGLSKFPEFDVFLGVNKWDTVSVGADDNVNVNTVIRMKEIIHRASREYISICLVKKRGTPFISTIDLRPLKNDTYFTPSGGSLVTCSRQDLGHLSSTSSSSISYHRFKDDPYDRIWTRSSKQYAEWAMLSDSNTVTADSFSQNDYQVPADVMRTAITPANASDPLVVQSNIPTAQSDEYHIYMHFLDLEFAAGLINNPIREFNILVDNMPLSEYLVLPSLSAKTINTTVNNEINITISFQMTSRSTLPPIINAIEAYRFIPFNQLDTFQADVDAITRIQSVYGLTTRDDQWQGDPCGPAGYMSEWDGLNCTRQLDESPRISALNLSSSGLTGTIDLSLSQLTMLEMLDLSNNDLNGQIPNFLSQLHNLKILNLAGNNLSGSVPSILLEKSNEGSLLLNVDQNPYLLCESGGCKEKKKKPLLVAAAIGILVTLLVIVAAAAIVWTLKKRKTKKEKTPREIKQDDDVSLNFKNKIYSYSDILKITNNFRKILGKGGFGTVYMGHVDDAPVAVKMLSQSSVQGYQQFQAEVKILMRVHHRNLTSLVGYCNEGSNKALIYEYMANGNLREHLLGTKFLSWKDRLCIAVDAAQGLEYLHNGCKPPIIHRDVKASNILLTENLHAKLSDFGLSKSIPTDGRSHVSTVVAGTAGYLDPNYYQSSRLTEKSDVYSFGVVLLELITSQAAIRMAEDDDDDNDGKTHHLSHWVSSKVERGDIHGIVDSRLGEDFDCSSAWKIVETALTCVSQNSNERPIMSEVLIELKNALAMELSRTNYGGGVNNNNGDSSVELVFVNANESTPLAR, encoded by the exons ATGTGGAGGACTAGTTTGAAGGTTGCTTTGCTAAATTTTCTAGTTCATGCAGTTGTGCTTCAAGCTCGGGATCAATCAg GGTTCATCAGCATAGATTGCGGAGGATCCAACTCTACTGATGATGAGCTAGACATACAATATATTTCAGATGACGATTTCATAAGCAGTGGTGAGcctgaatctgtgaattctgacTTGAGAAGTTACTTTGTACAAGAACAACTGCAGAATCTGAGGAGCTTCCCGAAAGGAAAAAGAAACTGCTACAAGATAAACAACATCACAATAGGCTTCCTATATCTGATCCGCCTTCAGTTCGCGTACGGAAACTACGACGGGCTTAGCAAATTTCCAGAGTTTGATGTGTTTCTTGGAGTTAACAAGTGGGATACAGTGAGCGTTGGAGCAGACGACAACGTTAACGTCAACACGGTCATTCGTATGAAGGAGATTATACATAGAGCTTCACGGGAATACATAAGTATCTGTTTGGTGAAAAAACGTGGCACGCCATTCATATCAACCATAGATTTGAGGCCTTTGAAAAATGATACCTATTTTACTCCATCTGGTGGATCACTGGTTACTTGCTCCCGTCAGGATTTAGGGCATCTATCATCCACCAGCTCATCATCTATCAG CTATCACAGGTTTAAGGACGATCCTTATGATCGTATCTGGACAAGGAGCTCAAAGCAATATGCAGAATGGGCAATGTTGTCTGATTCAAATACTGTAACTGCTGATTCCTTTAGCCAGAATGATTACCAGGTACCAGCAGATGTCATGAGGACCGCGATTACACCGGCAAATGCAAGTGATCCATTGGTTGTTCAATCAAACATCCCGACGGCACAAAGTGATGAATACCATATATACATGCACTTCTTGGACTTGGAGTTTGCGGCTGGGTTGATCAACAACCCAATAAGGGAATTTAACATCCTTGTGGACAATATGCCATTATCTGAATATCTCGTGCTTCCCAGCCTCTCTGCAAAAACAATCAATACCACCGTCAACAATGAAATTAATATTACTATTTCATTTCAAATGACGTCTCGTTCAACCCTGCCTCCCATCATCAACGCCATTGAAGCCTATAGATTTATTCCATTCAACCAATTAGATACGTTCCAAGCAGATG TTGATGCAATCACAAGGATCCAGTCAGTATATGGTTTGACGACAAGAGATGATCAGTGGCAAGGGGATCCATGCGGCCCCGCAGGCTACATGAGTGAGTGGGACGGTCTCAATTGTACTCGTCAACTAGATGAATCCCCTAGAATTTCTGCCTT GAATTTATCTTCGAGTGGATTGACGGGAACTATAGATCTTTCCCTTTCACAACTTACTATGTTGGAAATGTT GGATTTATCAAATAACGACTTGAATGGCCAAATTCCGAATTTTCTGTCTCAATTACATAACTTAAAGATATT GAACTTAGCGGGCAATAACCTTAGTGGTTCAGTACCATCAATACTACTTGAGAAATCTAACGAAGGTTCCTTGTTACTCAA TGTTGATCAAAATCCATATCTACTATGTGAATCTGGAGGAtgcaaagaaaagaagaaaaagccattATTAGTAGCAGCAGCTATTGGGATTTTAGTCACTCTACTAGTGATTGTAGCGGCCGCAGCTATAGTCTGGActctaaaaaagagaaaaaccaaAAAAG AAAAAACTCCAAGGGAGATCAAGCAAGACGATGATGTTTCACTGAATttcaagaataaaatatattcatACTCTGATATCCTTAAAATCACCAACAACTTCAGAAAAATCCTTGGAAAAGGTGGGTTTGGAACAGTTTATATGGGACATGTTGATGACGCTCCAGTTGCAGTGAAGATGCTTTCTCAATCCTCAGTTCAAGGTTATCAGCAATTCCAAGCAGAG GTTAAGATTCTAATGAGAGTTCATCATAGAAATTTGACCTCCCTAGTTGGATATTGTAATGAAGGAAGCAATAAGGCTCTAATATACGAGTATATGGCTAATGGAAATCTACGTGAACATCTCTTAGGCACCAAATTCCTGAGCTGGAAAGACAGGCTCTGTATAGCGGTAGATGCAGCCCAAG GGTTGGAATATTTACACAATGGTTGCAAGCCACCTATAATCCACAGAGATGTAAAAGCTTCAAACATTTTGTTGACTGAAAACTTGCACGCAAAATTATCTGATTTTGGTTTGTCAAAAAGTATCCCAACGGATGGGAGGAGTCATGTTTCAACTGTTGTTGCTGGCACCGCTGGCTACTTGGATCCCAA TTACTACCAATCAAGCAGATTAACAGAGAAGAGTGATGTTTATAGTTTTGGAGTTGTTCTTTTGGAGTTAATCACAAGTCAAGCAGCAATAAGAATGgcagaagatgatgatgatgataatgatgggaaaactcatcacttaagtcattgGGTTAGTTCGAAGGTGGAGAGAGGGGATATCCATGGCATTGTTGACTCGAGGTTAGGAGAAGACTTTGACTGTAGCTCTGCCTGGAAAATTGTGGAAACAGCATTGACTTGTGTGTCTCAAAACTCTAATGAAAGGCCAATCATGAGTGAGGTGTTGATTGAACTCAAGAACGCTTTGGCCATGGAATTAAGTCGAACAAACTATGGTGGTGGtgtcaacaataataatggagaTTCATCGGTTGAACTGGTCTTTGTGAATGCAAATGAATCCACTCCTCTGGCCAGGTAA